A genome region from Triticum aestivum cultivar Chinese Spring chromosome 2B, IWGSC CS RefSeq v2.1, whole genome shotgun sequence includes the following:
- the LOC123046222 gene encoding uncharacterized ATP-dependent helicase C29A10.10c — protein sequence MTRKKKGARGRRPRREAGDEWWPRRYADEDWPHLVDMVLSWSLEDVMDEGLFKNKLKRIPSIFNDIKSYLGSYTSPLLEELRADMSSSLEAISTESFVKVAWIEQTKYSAVYNIAFEADSQNTKSCNKSESNGRSVGDIIILSDVKPENISDINCNGRPYYIAFITDGADEDDDSPPASYVIRASGKIDAADEVSEDGKRRPLFAAHLLNIVTYIRIWRCLDYTTVRRNQNLIQEMVQYPRVANILPKNAKGVASIDSMEIWSELSTMDLNNSQNDAILNCISAMLCNSSSSLSLIWGPPGTGKTKTITVLLWLMRKLKHGTLTCAPTNLAVKQVASCFLRLSKENPLDTSCLGDVLLFGNKHRMCVGDDLKEIYLHDRVRKLLVCFAPLTGWRHCLSSMYDFLENGYSQYLRYSEEQKEDNKPSFLHYTRKKLDSIYPELRRCFKQLLFHVPKSCILEVNYNNIISLLELLEDFNTHQRKTTGVEIKEVFLYKDVPRKSSMGILPKTVITIGKTRIKCLELLKMLLSCLKLPITSSKRTIREFCMESASIIFCTVSSSSKVTSNKKLELLVVDEAAQLKECETLIPLSFPALKHAILIGDECQLPATVVSKVCKDALFGRSLFARLSSLGHEKYLLNMQYRMHPSISIFPNTSFYGGQLLDAPSVMQKEHQKKYLPGSMFGTYSFFNIEDSWEDVDELGHSRKNVVEVTIIQEILQNLRRACSKTMKKVTVGVICPYSAQVLAIQEKLRKMKFGPLSVKISSVDGFQGGEEDIIILSTVRSNSDGVVGFVSDRQRTNVALTRARHCLWILGNAATLSRSGSIWADVVRNAKERQCFFNAKSDGAISRVIAKHESELSSVKDKSVTPLQVKNNTVWVQAPSRTRKGQKRQRHPYLKCGPSHAGSRQRGGVASGPDPHRRKDKGIVEDLIASFSSLRLR from the exons ATGACCAGGAAGAAGAAGGGCGCTCGTGGTCGTCGGCCGAGGAGGGAAGCCGGCGACGAATGGTGGCCGAGGAGGTACGCCGACGAGGACTGGCCGCACCTCGTCGACATGGTGCTGTCTTGGAGCCTCGAGGACGTCATGGACGAGGGTCTCTTCAAGAACAAG CTGAAAAGGATACCGTCCATattcaatgatatcaagagctacTTAGGATCCTACACATCTCCACTGTTGGAGGAGTTGCGAGCTGACATGTCGTCCAGCTTGGAAGCCATCTCCACCGAGTCTTTTGTCAAAGTAGCATGGATCGAGCAAACAAAATATAGTGCAGTTTATAACATTGCTTTTGAGGCTGATTCTCAGAATACAAAGTCTTGCAACAAATCTGAAAGCAATGGTCGAAGTGTTGGTGATATCATTATCCTGTCTGATGTGAAGCCAGAAAACATATCTGATATTAATTGCAATGGGAGGCCGTACTATATTGCCTTCATTactgatggagcggatgaagatgATGACTCACCTCCAGCCAGCTATGTGATAAGAGCATCAGGAAAAATTGATGCTGCAGATGAGGTCAGTGAAGATGGGAAGAGGAGACCACTTTTTGCAGCTCATTTGCTGAATATTGTGACCTACATCCGCATATGGCGCTGCCTTGACTACACAACAGTCAGGAGAAACCAAAACCTCATACAGGAGATGGTACAATATCCACGG GTTGCAAATATTCTCCCAAAAAATGCAAAGGGTGTTGCTTCAATTGACAGCATGGAAATATGGAGTGAATTGTCTACAATGGATCTGAACAACTCTCAAAATGATGCCATCCTGAACTGTATTTCAGCAATGCtctgcaacagcagcagcagtttaAGCCTTATCTGGGGACCTCCTGGCACAGGAAAGACCAAAACAATCACTGTACTCTTGTGGTTAATGAGGAAACTGAAACATGGTACACTTACATGTGCACCGACAAACCTTGCTGTTAAACAAGTTGCTTCATGTTTCTTAAGGTTGAGCAAAGAGAACCCTCTGGATACAAGTTGCTTAGGAGATGTTCTGTTGTTTGGCAATAAACATCGCATGTGTGTTGGAGATGATCTGAAAGAGATTTACTTACATGATCGTGTAAGGAAGCTTCTTGTTTGCTTTGCACCATTGACTGGATGGAGACATTGTCTGTCTTCCATGTACGATTTTCTTGAGAATGGTTACTCCCAGTACCTTCGATATtctgaagaacaaaaggaggataATAAACCTTCCTTTTTGCATTACACCAGGAAAAAGCTTGATTCTATTTATCCTGAGCTCCGAAGATGTTTCAAACAGCTACTATTTCATGTCCCAAAATCTTGTATTTTGGAGGTGAATTACAATAACATCATTTCACTACTCGAACTGCTTGAAGATTTCAATACACACCAGAGGAAAACTACCGGGGTTGAGATAAAGGAAGTTTTCTTGTATAAAGATGTTCCAAGGAAATCCAGCATGGGCATTCTTCCCAAGACAGTGATAACCATCGGCAAAACCAGAATTAAATGCCTTGAGCTGCTAAAGATGCTATTAAGTTGCTTGAAACTTCCTATAACATCCTCCAAACGCACCATCCGAGAATTCTGTATGGAAAGTGCCAGCATAATTTTCTGCACTGTTTCTAGCTCTTCCAAAGTAACAAGCAATAAAAAACTAGAGTTGCTTGTTGTTGATGAGGCTGCTCAGTTGAAAGAATGTGAAACATTGATCCCTTTGAGTTTTCCTGCATTGAAGCATGCTATCCTCATTGGTGATGAGTGTCAACTACCAGCAACAGTTGTTAGTAAG GTTTGCAAGGATGCATTATTTGGGAGAAGTCTCTTTGCGAGGTTGAGTTCACTGGGACATGAAAAGTATCTGCTTAACATGCAATACAGAATGCATCCATCCATTAGCATTTTTCCAAACACCAGCTTCTATGGCGGGCAACTCTTGGATGCTCCTAGTGTCATGCAAAAAGAACACCAAAAGAAGTATCTTCCAGGTTCTATGTTTGGTACTTACTCTTTCTTCAATATTGAAGATAGTTGGGAGGATGTCGATGAACTTGGTCATAGCAGGAAGAACGTGGTTGAAGTTACCATTATCCAGGAAATCTTGCAAAATCTCCGAAGAG CTTGTTCTAAGACTATGAAGAAGGTCACAGTTGGTGTCATATGCCCATACTCTGCTCAAGTTCTAGCAATTCAAGAAAAACTGAGGAAAATGAAGTTTGGCCCCTTGTCAGTAAAAATTAGTTCTGTTGATGGCTTCCAAGGTGGCGAGGAAGACATAATCATTTTATCAACTGTCAGGTCCAACTCTGATGGGGTGGTAGGGTTTGTTTCAGATCGACAACGTACAAATGTAGCTTTGACAAGAGCAAG ACATTGCCTTTGGATTTTGGGAAATGCCGCAACCCTATCCAGGAGTGGTTCTATCTGGGCAGATGTAGTGCGCAATGCCAAGGAGCGGCAGTGTTTCTTCAATGCAAAAAGTGATGGGGCTATTTCTCGTGTGATTGCTAAGCATGAGAGTGAGCTCAGTTCAGTTAAAGACAAAAGTGTTACACCTTTACAAGTTAAAAATAACACTGTTTGG GTTCAGGCACCATCTCGAACTCGTAAGGGGCAGAAACGTCAACGACACCCTTATTTGAAATGTGGTCCATCTCATGCTGGGAGTCGTCAACGAGGCGGTGTCGCCTCCGGTCCCGATCCACATCGCCGAAAGGATAAAGGGATCGTTGAAGATCTCATTGCTTCCTTCAGCAGTCTTAGACTCCGTTGA